From Humisphaera borealis, the proteins below share one genomic window:
- a CDS encoding sulfatase-like hydrolase/transferase translates to MKNTVILLISLFMLPPLAASAAESGKAARPNIVFILADDLGLDGVSCYGADKRKTPQIDKLASTGMRFETCYAAPLCGPSRCALMSGRYAFRTGGLTNGSWRAGGPGAKSADEQPIARLLKQGGYATGMAGKWRQVGETPADWGFDEYTTDPTAGGWFWQNKHTTNGKEVTVPDGTYAPDYIQNFTVDFLRRHKDQPFYFYYSMHLVHGPILHTADSAKGAKDGAERYDDNIAYMDKQVGQIVAQLEKLGLREKTLLMFSGDNGTALTFPATIGGRMINGKKASMLEGGSRVPLIASWPGVTPAGKVNKDIVNFTDMHATFLELAGAQPPANFKFDSRSIAPQLRGEAGTPREWAFVQLGAKWFVREQGWKLDQAGELFDMSDAPFVEKPVAASADTDASKAARARLTAVLAELNPAAGKTDGEGGAKKGGAKKKAAKKAAGQTPSK, encoded by the coding sequence ATGAAAAACACCGTCATCCTCCTGATCTCGTTATTCATGTTGCCCCCGTTGGCGGCCTCGGCGGCGGAGAGCGGCAAGGCCGCCAGGCCGAACATTGTCTTCATCCTTGCCGATGACCTGGGCCTTGACGGCGTCAGTTGCTACGGAGCGGACAAGCGAAAGACGCCACAGATCGACAAACTCGCGTCCACCGGCATGCGCTTCGAGACCTGCTACGCGGCCCCGCTCTGCGGCCCGTCTCGGTGCGCCCTGATGTCGGGGCGGTACGCGTTTCGGACGGGTGGGCTCACCAACGGTTCCTGGCGGGCGGGCGGTCCGGGAGCCAAGTCCGCTGACGAACAACCGATCGCCAGGCTGCTGAAGCAGGGAGGCTACGCCACCGGCATGGCAGGCAAGTGGCGACAGGTCGGCGAGACGCCTGCCGATTGGGGCTTCGACGAGTACACGACCGATCCGACCGCCGGCGGCTGGTTCTGGCAGAACAAGCACACGACCAACGGCAAGGAAGTGACCGTCCCCGATGGAACGTATGCCCCGGACTACATCCAGAACTTCACCGTAGATTTTCTCAGGCGGCACAAGGATCAGCCGTTCTACTTCTACTACTCGATGCACCTGGTCCACGGGCCCATTCTGCACACCGCCGACTCGGCCAAGGGAGCCAAGGATGGCGCGGAGCGTTACGACGACAACATCGCCTACATGGACAAGCAGGTCGGCCAGATCGTCGCCCAGCTGGAAAAACTCGGGCTCCGGGAAAAGACACTGCTGATGTTCTCCGGCGATAACGGAACCGCGCTGACGTTCCCCGCCACCATCGGTGGCCGGATGATTAACGGAAAGAAGGCGTCCATGCTCGAAGGCGGCTCGCGCGTGCCGCTGATTGCGAGCTGGCCCGGCGTCACACCCGCGGGCAAAGTGAACAAGGACATCGTGAACTTCACGGATATGCACGCGACGTTCCTGGAACTGGCGGGCGCGCAGCCCCCGGCAAACTTTAAGTTCGACAGCCGGAGCATCGCACCCCAGCTGCGGGGCGAGGCCGGCACCCCGCGGGAGTGGGCGTTCGTACAGCTCGGCGCCAAGTGGTTTGTCCGCGAGCAGGGATGGAAGCTGGATCAGGCCGGCGAACTGTTCGATATGAGCGATGCACCGTTCGTCGAGAAGCCTGTCGCCGCCTCGGCCGACACCGATGCCAGCAAGGCGGCCCGGGCCCGACTTACTGCGGTCCTCGCCGAACTCAACCCCGCCGCGGGCAAGACCGATGGCGAAGGCGGCGCAAAGAAGGGCGGCGCGAAGAAGAAGGCCGCAAAAAAGGCGGCCGGTCAGACGCCAAGCAAGTAG
- a CDS encoding MOSC domain-containing protein — protein MSAVASIFIAPTAKAAMVPVSSVEAIAGEGLAGDRYQLGIGAFSRWPGEGRQITLIASEAIGDILAETGIDLSDGRHRRNVVTVGVALEELLERRFHLGTLLLRGQRLCAPCRYLDGLVGEPVFAAMKGRGGLRAEIIVGGTIHIGDVISAA, from the coding sequence ATGTCGGCAGTCGCGTCTATCTTCATCGCGCCCACCGCCAAGGCGGCGATGGTTCCGGTGAGCTCCGTCGAGGCGATCGCCGGCGAGGGCCTGGCAGGGGATCGATATCAACTTGGCATCGGCGCATTCAGCCGTTGGCCCGGCGAAGGTCGCCAGATCACGCTGATCGCTTCAGAAGCAATCGGCGACATTCTCGCTGAAACCGGGATCGATCTCAGCGACGGCCGACATCGGCGGAATGTCGTCACGGTCGGCGTCGCGCTCGAGGAACTGCTCGAACGGCGCTTTCACCTGGGCACCCTGCTGCTCCGCGGCCAGCGGCTATGCGCACCTTGTCGATACCTCGACGGGCTCGTCGGCGAACCGGTCTTCGCCGCCATGAAGGGCCGGGGTGGCCTGCGGGCCGAAATCATTGTCGGCGGCACCATTCACATCGGCGACGTGATCTCCGCAGCCTGA
- the lpxD gene encoding UDP-3-O-(3-hydroxymyristoyl)glucosamine N-acyltransferase yields the protein MTDDAFTERGTGVTLKELAAAIGAELPADVPGTDVLIRSCRTLDSAGTGDVTFLSNPKYADQLDTTKATAAIVAASVTCPANPGLMLLKTKDPYYAWSLALVRLHGHRKHPHAGVHPSAHVDPTASVGAGTVIYPGVFVGPRTKIGRDCILYPNVVVYDDCMIGDRVIIHAGSSIGPDGFGFATHKDADGVWRHHKIPQVGNVVIEDDVEIGSNTSISRGAVGNTVVGQGTKIDNNVAIGHGVKIGPHGLLVAHVGVAGSTVIGHHATIAGQVGITGHIKIGDGVTIAAQSGVMADVPDQTTVIGSPAMPASHARRVYFLFTQLPTIQDRIKKLEQAVEELSDAGDEV from the coding sequence TTGACCGACGATGCGTTCACCGAGCGAGGCACCGGCGTCACACTGAAGGAACTGGCGGCCGCGATCGGTGCGGAACTGCCGGCCGACGTACCGGGGACCGACGTCCTGATCCGAAGCTGCCGTACGCTCGATTCGGCCGGTACCGGCGACGTCACCTTTCTCTCCAATCCCAAGTACGCCGACCAGCTGGACACCACCAAGGCGACCGCCGCGATCGTGGCTGCGTCGGTCACCTGCCCGGCCAACCCCGGCCTGATGCTTCTCAAGACCAAGGACCCCTACTACGCCTGGTCGCTGGCGCTGGTCAGGCTGCACGGCCACCGCAAGCACCCGCACGCCGGCGTGCACCCCTCGGCCCATGTTGATCCGACCGCCAGCGTCGGTGCCGGCACGGTGATCTACCCCGGCGTGTTCGTCGGCCCGCGGACGAAGATCGGCCGCGACTGCATCCTATACCCCAATGTCGTGGTCTATGACGATTGCATGATCGGCGACCGGGTGATCATTCACGCCGGCAGCAGTATCGGCCCCGACGGGTTCGGCTTCGCCACGCACAAGGACGCCGACGGCGTATGGCGGCACCACAAAATCCCGCAGGTGGGCAATGTCGTCATCGAAGACGATGTCGAGATCGGCTCGAACACGTCCATCAGCCGCGGCGCAGTCGGCAATACGGTCGTCGGTCAGGGGACGAAGATCGACAACAATGTCGCGATCGGCCACGGCGTGAAGATCGGCCCCCACGGGCTGCTCGTCGCCCATGTCGGCGTTGCCGGGAGCACGGTCATCGGCCATCACGCCACCATCGCCGGGCAGGTCGGCATTACCGGGCACATCAAGATCGGCGACGGCGTCACGATCGCCGCGCAGTCAGGTGTGATGGCGGATGTCCCCGACCAGACCACGGTCATCGGCAGCCCCGCCATGCCGGCGAGCCATGCCCGCCGCGTTTACTTCCTGTTCACGCAGTTGCCCACGATCCAAGACCGCATCAAGAAGCTCGAACAGGCCGTCGAGGAGCTTTCCGACGCCGGCGACGAAGTCTGA
- a CDS encoding secondary thiamine-phosphate synthase enzyme YjbQ, whose amino-acid sequence MKHLREELWFDTPDRRGYFNITGKVAAVIRKSGIENGLCLVNAMHITSSVYINDDEPGLIHDYDAWLEKLAPFDASPERYHHNRTGEDNADAHMKRQIMGREVVVAITDGKLDFGPWEQIFYAEFDGRRKKRVLVKIIGE is encoded by the coding sequence ATGAAGCATCTTCGCGAAGAACTCTGGTTCGACACGCCCGATCGACGGGGCTACTTCAACATCACCGGCAAGGTCGCCGCTGTGATCAGGAAGTCCGGCATCGAAAACGGCCTCTGCCTGGTCAACGCGATGCACATCACGTCGAGCGTTTACATCAACGACGACGAGCCCGGATTGATTCACGACTACGACGCCTGGCTGGAGAAGCTCGCCCCGTTTGACGCCTCGCCAGAGCGATACCACCACAACCGCACCGGCGAGGACAACGCCGACGCCCACATGAAGCGGCAGATCATGGGCCGCGAAGTGGTGGTCGCGATCACCGACGGGAAGCTGGACTTCGGGCCGTGGGAGCAGATTTTTTACGCCGAGTTCGACGGCCGGCGGAAGAAACGGGTGCTGGTGAAGATCATCGGCGAGTGA